A section of the Telopea speciosissima isolate NSW1024214 ecotype Mountain lineage chromosome 3, Tspe_v1, whole genome shotgun sequence genome encodes:
- the LOC122655777 gene encoding heat shock factor protein HSF30-like, with protein MEGVEVKEEDVVVVGCSGGSSLSSSSSSSSRTLPPQPMERLHDSGPPPFLTKTFEMVEDLCTDSIVSWSRARNSFIIWDSHQFATTLLPKYFKHNNFSSFIRQLNTYGFRKVDPDRWEFANEGFLGGQKHLLKTIKRRRHVTQSIQQGGLGPCVELGKYGPEAEIDRLRRDCNLLMVEIVKLKEQQQSSRDELVNIEERLQGTERKHQQMMDFLARALKNPAFVQQLIQRNEHSRQLRSDSIGKKRRLPPSQSTENLQDETALAAAAEPTGIPEFVSFVGQVQEEVLTVESEIETLFSAAIDNESSSPIQGEKADVFPGTSDPDLGTSASDIAWEDLLNDDMLAEGEEEEVDVGNNQTEIDVEVEELVATPPDWGGNVQDLVEQMGFLGSNTP; from the exons atGGAAGGGGTAGAGGTTAAAGAAGAAGATGTGGTGGTTGTCGGCTGCAGCGGTGGCTCATCACTGTCGtcgtcttcgtcttcttcatctCGGACGTTGCCACCACAGCCAATGGAGAGATTGCACGACTCTGGTCCCCCTCCTTTCCTAACCAAGACCTTCGAAATGGTGGAGGATCTCTGTACCGACTCCATCGTCTCATGGAGCAGAGCTCGCAACAGCTTCATCATTTGGGATTCCCATCAGTTCGCCACTACCCTCCTCCCCAAATACTTCAAGCACAACAATTTCTCCAGCTTCATTCGTCAGCTCAACACTTAT GGTTTCAGGAAGGTTGATCCCGATCGATGGGAATTCGCGAACGAAGGGTTCCTCGGAGGACAGAAGCATTTATTGAAGACCATCAAGAGAAGGAGGCATGTCACTCAGAGCATCCAACAAGGAGGACTAGGACCTTGTGTTGAATTGGGAAAATATGGCCCTGAAGCTGAAATCGACAGATTAAGAAGGGACTGTAATCTACTCATGGTGGAAATTGTGAAGCTGAAAGAGCAGCAACAATCCTCCAGAGATGAACTCGTTAACATCGAGGAACGACTGCAAGGCACAGAGAGGAAGCATCAACAGATGATGGATTTCCTTGCTAGAGCTCTAAAGAACCCAGCTTTCGTGCAACAGCTGATTCAACGAAACGAACATAGTAGACAACTAAGGAGCGACAGCATTGGAAAGAAACGGAGATTGCCTCCCAGCCAGAGCACCGAAAATTTGCAGGATGAGACAGCCTTGGCCGCAGCGGCAGAACCCACGGGCATTCCCGAATTTGTGAGTTTCGTTGGCCAAGTTCAGGAAGAAGTGCTCACAGTTGAATCGGAAATTGAGACGTTGTTCTCTGCAGCCATCGATAATGAGTCGAGCAGCCCAATCCAGGGCGAGAAGGCTGATGTGTTCCCAGGTACTAGCGATCCAGATTTAGGTACTAGTGCTAGCGATATAGCTTGGGAGGACTTACTAAACGACGACATGCttgcagaaggagaagaggaagaagtagaTGTAGGCAATAATCAAACCGAAATTGATGTGGAAGTGGAGGAATTGGTTGCCACACCGCCGGATTGGGGCGGAAATGTGCAGGACTTGGTGGAGCAAATGGGATTTCTGGGGTCCAACACACCTTGA